From one Streptomyces sp. SCSIO 30461 genomic stretch:
- a CDS encoding alpha/beta hydrolase has product MGSKAGVTALALAISAACGVLTACDTLGGAGGSEGTGRGPQAPLPVRKGDAASGLPRALAEQRLDWRPCEDDGWTCAEVKVPLDYADPDGETISLAMIRREARDQGERIGSLLFNFGGPGGSGVQSLPGFAPEFETLGARYDLVSFDPRGVAKSSGVVCRSDREQDDAATRVDLTPDNPVEEAAYFRDAESFGAGCAARSGRMLPHVGTTNAARDMDLMRHVLGDRKLNYFGISYGTELGGTYAHLFPGNVGRTVLDAVVDPTADATGHARNQTTGFQRALDNYLTARGEDATAGSQRIARLLERIDQRPLPAGDGRELNQSLALTGIVMALYSETLWPKLTEGLEEAEQRGRGSKLLALSDHYNDRDESGHYSTQSHSQRAISCADSKGRPSAAEAKALLPEFRRISPVFGEFLAWDTAGWCAKWPVPGERSTPEASAPGAGPILVVGTTGDPATPYEGARRMADELGEGVGVLLTNKAEGHGGYNPENRCVTEVVDAYLLNGTVPQNGKTCG; this is encoded by the coding sequence ATGGGCTCGAAGGCCGGAGTGACGGCGCTCGCGCTGGCCATATCGGCGGCCTGCGGGGTACTGACCGCCTGTGACACTCTCGGTGGCGCAGGCGGGAGCGAGGGCACCGGCCGCGGGCCGCAGGCGCCGCTTCCGGTCCGGAAGGGAGACGCGGCGAGCGGACTGCCCCGGGCTCTGGCCGAGCAGCGGCTCGACTGGCGGCCCTGCGAAGATGACGGCTGGACCTGTGCCGAGGTCAAGGTACCGCTGGATTACGCGGATCCGGACGGTGAGACGATTTCCCTGGCCATGATCCGTCGCGAGGCACGCGACCAAGGCGAGCGCATCGGCTCCCTGCTGTTCAACTTCGGTGGGCCTGGAGGGTCCGGAGTGCAGAGCCTGCCCGGCTTCGCCCCGGAGTTCGAGACCCTGGGCGCCCGCTACGACCTGGTGAGCTTCGACCCGCGCGGGGTCGCGAAGAGCTCCGGCGTGGTGTGCCGCAGCGACCGGGAGCAGGACGACGCGGCCACTCGGGTCGACCTCACTCCCGATAACCCGGTCGAGGAAGCGGCGTACTTCCGGGACGCCGAGTCCTTCGGAGCGGGCTGCGCAGCGCGCTCAGGGAGGATGCTGCCCCATGTCGGCACGACGAACGCCGCTCGAGACATGGATCTGATGCGCCATGTACTGGGCGACCGCAAGCTCAACTACTTCGGCATCTCCTACGGCACCGAACTCGGCGGGACCTACGCGCACCTCTTCCCGGGGAACGTGGGGCGGACGGTGCTGGACGCGGTCGTGGATCCCACGGCCGACGCCACCGGCCATGCCCGCAACCAGACCACCGGCTTCCAGCGCGCTCTGGACAACTACCTGACCGCCAGAGGGGAGGACGCGACGGCAGGGTCGCAGCGGATAGCGCGGTTGCTGGAGCGCATCGACCAGCGGCCACTGCCCGCCGGCGACGGGCGCGAGCTCAATCAGAGCCTCGCCCTCACCGGCATCGTCATGGCGCTCTACTCCGAGACCCTGTGGCCGAAGCTGACCGAGGGCCTGGAGGAGGCCGAGCAGCGTGGCCGCGGCTCAAAGCTCCTCGCACTCTCGGATCACTACAACGACCGTGACGAGAGCGGGCATTACAGCACGCAGAGCCATTCACAGCGGGCGATATCGTGCGCGGACAGCAAGGGGCGGCCGAGCGCGGCGGAGGCGAAGGCTCTGCTGCCGGAATTCCGGAGGATATCCCCGGTGTTCGGCGAGTTCCTGGCCTGGGACACGGCGGGCTGGTGCGCCAAGTGGCCGGTGCCTGGCGAGCGGTCGACCCCGGAGGCCAGCGCGCCGGGAGCAGGCCCCATCCTGGTCGTCGGCACGACCGGAGACCCTGCGACGCCTTACGAGGGCGCCCGCCGGATGGCGGACGAGCTGGGCGAGGGCGTCGGGGTGCTGCTGACCAACAAAGCCGAGGGCCACGGCGGTTACAACCCGGAGAATCGCTGTGTGACCGAGGTCGTGGACGCCTACCTGCTGAACGGCACGGTTCCTCAAAACGGGAAGACCTGCGGCTGA
- a CDS encoding alpha/beta hydrolase has translation MPTSTPLLAAATAAATAAVLLATTGCSSGGGGSGDETAQSKRDLSAQKLDWQPCPAPSEAEGGGPAPSPLPGGTKWECSFMDVPRDYGDPDGDTFEIALIRAKAKDQSKRIGSLLFNFGGPGGSGVSALPSMAEDYEKLRERYDLVSFDPRGVGRSEPVECADNRQLDEYYAQDATPDDAKEEAAYTDRLRWYASSCEKNSGDYLPHVSTTDAARDMDLMRQVLGDDKLHYLGFSYGTELGGVYAHLFPEKVGRAVFDAVVDPNSTSEQGSLAQAKGFQLALDNFAADCVARGDECQLPGSTAQEVEQFVVDLLARLEKKPIPASGDRELTQTQATNGIAQALYSKEYWPLLEQGLDEADGGNGALLLALSDAMNGRNQEGQYSNIQAANTAINCLDSKQRFSLEETKAKLPEFRKASPVFGDYLGWGLMSCTDWPVPGQSEHPDVTAAGAAPILVIGNTGDPATPYAGAKAMAEQLGEGVGIEMTYRGQGHGAYGSGSACVQSAVDRYLLDGVVPAAGTVCE, from the coding sequence ATGCCGACCTCCACCCCCCTCCTCGCAGCGGCGACCGCGGCGGCGACCGCGGCGGTGCTCCTCGCGACGACCGGCTGTTCGAGCGGCGGAGGGGGGAGCGGCGACGAGACAGCACAGAGCAAGCGGGATCTGAGCGCCCAGAAACTCGACTGGCAGCCGTGCCCGGCTCCCTCGGAGGCCGAGGGCGGCGGCCCCGCGCCCTCGCCGCTGCCCGGCGGCACGAAGTGGGAATGCTCGTTCATGGACGTCCCGCGCGACTACGGGGATCCGGACGGCGACACGTTCGAGATCGCGCTGATACGGGCGAAGGCCAAGGACCAGTCCAAGCGAATAGGTTCCCTGCTCTTCAACTTCGGCGGCCCCGGTGGTTCCGGAGTCAGCGCGCTGCCCTCGATGGCCGAGGACTACGAGAAGCTGCGCGAGCGCTACGACCTGGTGAGCTTCGACCCGCGCGGCGTCGGCCGCAGCGAGCCGGTCGAATGCGCGGACAACAGGCAGCTGGACGAGTACTACGCGCAGGACGCCACGCCCGACGACGCCAAGGAGGAGGCGGCTTACACCGACCGGCTGCGCTGGTACGCCTCAAGCTGCGAGAAGAACTCCGGCGACTACCTGCCCCATGTCAGCACCACCGATGCCGCCCGAGACATGGATCTGATGCGCCAGGTGCTCGGCGACGACAAGCTCCACTACCTCGGCTTCTCCTACGGCACCGAACTCGGCGGCGTCTACGCGCACCTGTTCCCGGAGAAGGTGGGCCGGGCCGTCTTCGATGCCGTGGTCGACCCGAACAGCACGTCGGAGCAGGGTTCGCTGGCGCAGGCCAAGGGCTTCCAGCTGGCACTGGACAACTTCGCCGCGGACTGCGTCGCCCGCGGCGACGAGTGCCAGCTGCCGGGCAGCACTGCGCAGGAGGTCGAGCAGTTCGTCGTCGACCTGCTGGCACGGCTGGAGAAGAAGCCCATCCCGGCATCCGGGGACCGTGAACTCACCCAGACGCAGGCGACGAACGGCATCGCCCAAGCCCTGTACTCCAAGGAGTACTGGCCGCTGCTTGAGCAGGGCCTGGATGAGGCGGACGGTGGCAACGGCGCGCTGTTGCTGGCCCTTTCCGACGCGATGAACGGGCGCAATCAGGAAGGCCAGTACAGCAACATCCAGGCGGCGAACACCGCGATCAACTGCCTCGACTCCAAGCAGCGCTTCTCGCTGGAGGAGACCAAGGCCAAGCTGCCCGAATTCCGCAAGGCGTCACCGGTCTTCGGCGACTACCTCGGCTGGGGCCTGATGAGTTGCACCGACTGGCCGGTGCCGGGCCAGTCGGAGCACCCGGACGTCACGGCGGCGGGCGCCGCTCCGATCCTGGTGATCGGCAACACCGGTGACCCCGCCACACCGTACGCGGGCGCCAAGGCCATGGCCGAACAGCTCGGCGAGGGGGTCGGCATCGAGATGACCTATCGCGGCCAGGGGCACGGGGCCTACGGCAGCGGCAGCGCCTGTGTGCAGTCGGCCGTCGACAGGTACCTGTTGGACGGGGTGGTACCGGCCGCCGGCACGGTGTGCGAGTGA
- a CDS encoding lysylphosphatidylglycerol synthase domain-containing protein has protein sequence MRSGTEAVGGAGATGRTGGPEDTVATGGIEVPKGSSDGDESKPTDGYPDEAPANEAPAGGTPTHESPAGATPDDDATARTSAAGGTADGTSTTGSSAAAETPAASEQVFGDAPLLPARVHRPSDLTRLLTGILMIAALLAIAAFAHGTTSGLESDISKRTGQAPDLLVKLAGLVSSIAVLLVPVAFAIERLIKRDGLRIADGVLAAVLAHGVTLATDLWVADAAPSQIQDALTQPQTGGGLTDPVHGYLAPVIAYMTAVGMAKRPRWRVALWGVLLLDAFAMLVAGYTTPFSIILTVLIGWTVAYGTIYAVGSPNVQPTGQTLLAGLRHVGFHPVTAMRAEDAPDSAENGDRGRRYLVTLEDGPPLDVTVVDREQQAQGYFYRVWRRLTLRGIFTRRSTQSLRQALEQEALLAYAAIAAGAHAPKLIATSELGPDAVMLVYEHLGGRSLDSLPDEEITDEVVRGAFQQVKALQSRRIAHRRLTGDAILVDRSGTVLLTDLRGGEIAAGDIVLRMDIAQLLATLGLRVGAERAVAAAVDVLGPDAIAVCLPLLQPIALSRSTRATLRRLARERSQREREEVLAAAEAAKQARAQASVADEGEQDGRGRKAARKSLRAEKQAEKRAMDAALDEAREEDLLAQIRRQVLLIRPQAPVEPVRLERIKPRTLVSLIAGAIGAYFLLSQLTQTDLTVVARAHWGWVAAAVLFSAVSYVAAAMSLLGFVPERVPFLRTVVAQVAGSFVKIVAPAAVGGVALNTRFLQRSGVRPGLAVASVGASQLFGLGAHILLLLAFGYLTGTERTSPVTPSRTVIAGLLTVAVLVLVVTAIPFLRKFVSTRLRSLFVGVVPRMLDVLQRPVKLLTGIGGMLMLTGAFVMCLDASIRAFDNGNQQLSYASIAVVFLAGNALGSAAPTPGGIGAVEGALTLGLGAVGLPLEVAAPAVLLYRLLTLWIPVLPGWVSFNHLTRKGAL, from the coding sequence GTGAGGTCCGGCACCGAGGCAGTCGGCGGGGCCGGCGCGACCGGCAGGACCGGTGGGCCTGAGGACACTGTTGCGACCGGCGGGATCGAGGTGCCGAAGGGGAGCTCGGACGGCGATGAGTCCAAGCCCACCGACGGGTACCCCGACGAAGCCCCGGCGAACGAGGCGCCCGCAGGTGGCACCCCGACCCACGAGTCCCCCGCAGGCGCGACCCCCGACGACGACGCCACCGCCCGAACGTCCGCTGCCGGCGGCACCGCGGACGGCACGTCCACGACCGGCTCATCCGCAGCCGCCGAGACCCCGGCGGCCAGCGAGCAGGTGTTCGGTGACGCACCCCTGCTCCCGGCCCGGGTGCACCGCCCGTCCGATCTGACTCGGCTGCTGACCGGCATCCTGATGATCGCGGCCCTGCTCGCCATCGCCGCCTTCGCTCACGGCACGACGTCCGGCCTGGAGTCGGACATCTCCAAGCGCACCGGTCAGGCCCCCGATCTGCTGGTCAAGCTCGCCGGTCTGGTCTCCAGCATCGCCGTGCTGCTCGTCCCCGTCGCGTTCGCGATCGAACGGCTGATCAAGCGGGACGGACTGCGGATCGCGGACGGTGTCCTCGCCGCCGTGCTCGCTCACGGCGTGACGCTGGCAACCGACCTGTGGGTCGCCGACGCCGCGCCCAGCCAGATCCAGGACGCGCTGACCCAACCGCAGACGGGCGGCGGCCTGACCGATCCCGTGCACGGCTATCTCGCACCGGTGATCGCCTACATGACGGCCGTCGGCATGGCGAAACGCCCGCGCTGGCGGGTGGCACTCTGGGGAGTGCTGCTGCTCGACGCGTTCGCGATGCTGGTCGCGGGCTACACCACCCCGTTCTCGATCATCCTGACGGTACTGATCGGCTGGACCGTCGCCTACGGCACGATCTACGCGGTCGGCTCCCCGAACGTCCAGCCCACCGGGCAGACCCTGCTGGCCGGACTGCGCCACGTGGGCTTCCACCCGGTCACGGCCATGCGCGCGGAGGATGCTCCCGACTCCGCCGAGAACGGAGACCGTGGCCGTCGTTACCTCGTCACCCTGGAGGACGGCCCGCCGCTCGACGTCACCGTCGTCGACCGAGAGCAGCAGGCTCAGGGCTACTTCTACCGGGTGTGGCGTCGGCTCACGCTGCGCGGCATCTTCACCCGCCGTTCCACCCAGTCGCTGCGCCAGGCACTGGAGCAGGAGGCGCTCCTCGCCTACGCCGCCATCGCCGCCGGTGCCCACGCCCCCAAGCTGATCGCCACCTCCGAGCTGGGGCCCGACGCCGTGATGCTGGTGTACGAGCACCTCGGCGGACGCTCGCTGGACTCCCTCCCCGACGAGGAGATCACCGACGAGGTGGTGCGGGGTGCCTTCCAGCAGGTGAAGGCACTCCAGTCGCGACGCATCGCGCACCGCAGGCTGACCGGCGACGCGATCCTGGTGGATCGTTCCGGCACGGTGCTGCTCACCGACCTGCGCGGTGGTGAGATCGCCGCGGGCGACATCGTGCTGCGGATGGACATCGCTCAATTGCTGGCCACGCTGGGCCTGCGGGTCGGGGCTGAGCGCGCCGTGGCGGCGGCCGTGGACGTCCTGGGGCCTGACGCGATCGCCGTCTGCCTGCCCCTGCTCCAGCCGATCGCCCTGAGCCGCTCCACGCGCGCCACCCTTCGGCGGCTCGCACGGGAGCGGTCGCAGCGCGAACGGGAGGAGGTGCTGGCTGCAGCCGAAGCGGCGAAGCAGGCCAGGGCACAAGCCTCCGTAGCGGACGAAGGCGAGCAGGACGGGCGCGGCCGTAAGGCCGCCCGCAAGTCGCTACGGGCCGAGAAGCAGGCTGAGAAGCGCGCCATGGACGCGGCGCTGGACGAGGCGCGCGAGGAGGACCTGCTGGCGCAGATCAGGCGGCAGGTGCTGCTGATCCGTCCGCAGGCACCGGTCGAGCCGGTCCGGCTGGAGCGGATCAAGCCGCGCACCCTGGTCTCGCTGATCGCCGGAGCCATCGGCGCCTACTTCCTGCTGTCGCAGCTGACCCAGACCGACCTCACCGTGGTCGCCAGGGCGCACTGGGGCTGGGTGGCCGCTGCGGTGCTCTTCTCGGCGGTGAGCTATGTCGCGGCGGCGATGAGCCTGCTGGGCTTCGTACCGGAGCGGGTGCCGTTCCTCCGTACGGTCGTGGCGCAGGTCGCGGGCTCGTTCGTGAAGATCGTCGCCCCGGCCGCGGTCGGCGGGGTCGCCCTCAACACGCGTTTCCTCCAGCGCTCCGGTGTACGGCCCGGGCTCGCCGTGGCGAGTGTGGGTGCCTCCCAGTTGTTCGGGCTCGGCGCCCACATCCTGCTGCTGCTCGCCTTCGGCTACCTGACCGGCACGGAGCGGACCTCGCCGGTGACACCGTCCAGGACCGTCATCGCGGGCCTGCTGACGGTGGCCGTGCTGGTGCTTGTGGTGACCGCGATCCCGTTCCTGCGCAAATTCGTGTCGACGCGGCTGCGCTCGCTGTTCGTCGGCGTCGTCCCGCGCATGCTGGACGTGCTCCAGCGGCCGGTGAAGCTGCTCACCGGAATCGGCGGCATGCTGATGCTGACCGGCGCCTTCGTGATGTGCCTGGACGCGTCGATCCGAGCCTTCGACAACGGCAACCAGCAGCTCAGCTACGCCAGCATCGCCGTGGTCTTCCTCGCGGGCAACGCACTCGGATCGGCGGCGCCGACACCGGGTGGCATCGGCGCGGTCGAGGGCGCGCTGACCCTCGGCCTGGGCGCCGTGGGGCTGCCGCTGGAGGTCGCGGCCCCCGCCGTGCTGCTCTACCGGCTGCTGACGCTGTGGATCCCGGTGCTTCCGGGATGGGTGTCCTTCAACCACCTCACCCGAAAGGGTGCACTTTAG
- a CDS encoding MGMT family protein, which yields MSDEMPGSTESPELPEYAERVLDTAERIPPGRVMTYGDVAEWLGEGGPRQVGRVMALYGGAVPWWRVVRADGALLPGHELSALDHYRAEGTPLREAARSAEGHMPRLDIRRARWDGATDVTGAADVPDAADVADTEAHN from the coding sequence ATGAGCGACGAGATGCCGGGATCGACGGAGTCGCCGGAGCTGCCGGAGTACGCGGAGCGCGTACTCGATACCGCCGAGCGCATCCCGCCCGGCCGTGTCATGACCTACGGGGATGTGGCGGAGTGGCTGGGCGAGGGAGGTCCGCGCCAGGTCGGCCGCGTCATGGCATTGTACGGCGGCGCGGTGCCCTGGTGGCGTGTGGTGCGTGCGGATGGTGCGCTCCTGCCGGGCCATGAGCTCAGCGCGCTGGACCACTACCGCGCCGAGGGCACACCCCTGCGCGAAGCCGCACGCAGCGCGGAAGGCCATATGCCCCGTCTCGACATACGGCGGGCGCGCTGGGACGGCGCAACGGACGTCACGGGCGCCGCTGATGTTCCGGATGCCGCGGACGTCGCGGACACTGAGGCTCACAACTGA